DNA sequence from the Deltaproteobacteria bacterium genome:
CTTGAGGAGATCATGCAGCAAAAAGGTGCTGCCGCCGTTTAACCCCCCCTATCCCCGATGGAGATTTCCCCCTCACCCTTCCCCTCTCCCCCGATTTCGGGGGAGAGGGCGGGGTGAGGGGGGGGTGGAAAATATGCACTTTACATTTGAGTGGTAATTTTGATAAAAGAGAGCCATGCCTCGTCAAGCCAGATTAGACGCTCCTGGAACCCTGCATCATGTGATGATTCGAGGAATCGAAGGCAAGGGGATCTTTTGGGATACCCAGGACCGGAAA
Encoded proteins:
- a CDS encoding transposase — translated: MPRQARLDAPGTLHHVMIRGIEGKGIFWDTQDRK